A single region of the Drosophila miranda strain MSH22 chromosome 2, D.miranda_PacBio2.1, whole genome shotgun sequence genome encodes:
- the LOC108156912 gene encoding uncharacterized protein LOC108156912, producing the protein MGTGTKNYLAPEWLTVEFLQDVLKEHFKDETLTVSDLLVKSAQVEDTAVGFASEMHRATFNLQRGEAAKSKFSVIIKDHPKGQTGAVAQRSRLFKREILSYKEVLPRVQALLESIGDKSKIAPACYYTTESPEPFLILEDMKMSGFENFERGRLLNLDYVLPTVEKIAKLHACSAVIAKESPEVLEFFNEAPISRNPDRRDFLTYFPVNLRCVAEELAHWKGYEEITEKMFILAENVLQRALAMFDESEKGFRVFNLTDLWINNLLFHINNETKEPDDVVTLDYQLAYVGSPAIDLNYFLYGSLNENVRKVHFKYIVRTYQQVLKQTLEKLKYQGHIPTLKEIHIDLINTSLMGVIGATCLTPLIFREGAGFENLEDLNSRTESGDQFRRENVENPKYRAFLQRTIKEFELSGFLDK; encoded by the exons ATGGGAACCGGCACGAAGAACTACCTTGCACCCGAGTGGCTGACCGTGGAGTTCCTGCAGGATGTGCTCAAGGAGCATTTTAAGGACGAGACGCTAACCGTCAGCGATCTTCTGGTTAAGAGCGCCCAGGTGGAAGACACTGCTGTGGGCTTTGCCAGCGAAATGCACCGGGCCACCTTCAATCTGCAGCGAGGCGAGGCTGCCAAGAGTAAGTTCTCGGTGATCATCAAGGACCATCCGAAGGGACAAACTGGAGCCGTGGCCCAGCGCAGCAGGCTCTTCAAGCGCGAGATTCTCTCCTACAAGGAGGTACTGCCAAGGGTGCAGGCTCTGCTGGAGTCCATTGGCGACAAGAGCAAGATAGCCCCTGCGTGCTACTACACAACGGAGTCGCCGGAACCGTTCCTCATCCTGGAGGATATGAAGATGAGCGGCTTTGAGAACTTCGAGCGCGGTCGTCTCCTAAACCTGGACTATGTTCTGCCAACCGTCGAGAAGATAGCCAAGCTTCATGCCTGCAGTGCCGTCATAGCAAAGGAGAGTCCCGAGGTCTTGGAGTTCTTCAATGAGGCGCCCATTTCCCGTAACCCCGATCGGCGGGACTTCCTTACCTACTTCCCCGTGAACCTTCGTTGCGTAGCGGAGGAGCTGGCCCACTGGAAGGGCTATGAGGAGATCACCGAGAAGATGTTCATCCTGGCCGAGAATGTGCTCCAAAGAGCTCTGGCCATGTTtgacgagagcgagaagggTTTCCGTGTGTTCAACCTCACGGATCTGTGGATCAACAATCTCCTGTTTCACATCAACAACGAGACCAAGGAACCCGATGATGTGGTGACT CTGGATTACCAGTTGGCATATGTGGGATCTCCAGCCATAGATCTCAACTACTTCCTTTATGGCTCTCTCAATGAAAATGTGCGCAAGGTTCACTTCAAATACATTGTAAGGACGTACCAGCAGGTCTTGAAGCAGACCCTGGAGAAGCTCAAATATCAAGGACACATTCCCACACTCAAAGAAATCCATATCGACCTTATCAACACCAGCCTGATGG GTGTTATTGGCGCCACTTGCCTCACGCCTCTGATTTTCCGCGAGGGAGCTGGCTTTGAAAATCTCGAAGACCTCAACTCCCGCACCGAGAGCGGCGATCAATTCCGGCGGGAAAATGTCGAGAACCCCAAATACCGTGCCTTCTTGCAGCGCACAATTAAAGAGTTTGAGCTCTCTGGATTTTTGGATAAATAA